One window of Nostoc sp. C052 genomic DNA carries:
- a CDS encoding DUF2726 domain-containing protein: protein MSVKLKRLVNAYEERMLEFLQTCVEEDYRIHTQVSLCQFCELDSNLDMELRKFFFSSSVDALITNFDYKPCLVVDFQSSYHDYPEARERDRKKATILALAEVPLLYSRIKDFGLLHLYSQSEEVLCNLFTGNRRENAQALIRKYCQQSLSSDVRVTAC, encoded by the coding sequence ATGTCTGTCAAACTCAAAAGGCTAGTTAATGCATACGAGGAAAGGATGTTAGAGTTTCTGCAAACCTGTGTAGAGGAAGATTATAGAATTCATACGCAGGTGAGCTTATGTCAATTTTGTGAACTAGACAGCAACCTTGATATGGAACTAAGAAAGTTTTTCTTTAGCTCCAGTGTAGACGCTCTGATCACTAACTTTGACTATAAACCTTGTTTAGTTGTAGATTTTCAATCTTCATATCATGATTATCCTGAAGCAAGAGAGCGCGATCGCAAAAAAGCAACTATACTCGCTCTTGCAGAAGTTCCTTTACTTTATTCACGGATTAAAGACTTTGGATTATTGCATCTTTACTCTCAATCTGAAGAAGTATTATGTAATTTATTTACAGGAAACCGGCGAGAAAATGCTCAAGCCCTAATTAGAAAGTATTGCCAACAATCTTTATCTTCTGATGTTCGAGTTACAGCTTGCTAA
- the thiC gene encoding phosphomethylpyrimidine synthase has translation MRTEWVAKRRGQANVSQMHYARQGVITEEMHYVAQRENLPADLIREEVARGRMIIPANINHTNLEPMAIGIASKCKVNANIGASPNSSNLQEEVDKLNLAVKYGADTVMDLSTGGGNLDEIRTAIIKASPVPIGTVPVYQALESVHGTIENLTADDFLHIIEKHAQQGVDYQTIHAGILIEHLPLVRNRITGIVSRGGGILARWMLHHHKQNPLYTHFQDIIEIFKKYDVSFSLGDSLRPGCTHDASDEAQLAELKTLGQLTRKAWEDDVQVMVEGPGHVPMDQIEFNVRKQMEECSEAPFYVLGPLVTDIAPGYDHITSAIGAAMAGWYGTAMLCYVTPKEHLGLPNAEDVRNGLIAYKIAAHAADIARHRPGARDRDDELSKARYNFDWNRQFELSLDPERAKEYHDETLPADIYKTAEFCSMCGPKFCPMQTKVDADALTELEKFLAKEAVTQS, from the coding sequence ATGCGGACAGAATGGGTTGCTAAACGGCGTGGGCAGGCTAATGTATCTCAAATGCACTACGCCCGCCAAGGTGTCATCACCGAAGAAATGCACTACGTCGCCCAACGGGAAAATCTCCCAGCCGATCTCATTCGTGAGGAAGTGGCGCGGGGAAGAATGATTATCCCAGCTAATATTAATCACACGAATTTAGAGCCGATGGCTATTGGCATCGCCTCTAAATGTAAAGTAAATGCTAATATCGGTGCTTCTCCCAATTCTTCTAATCTTCAGGAAGAAGTTGATAAGCTAAACCTAGCGGTGAAATATGGTGCTGATACCGTGATGGATTTATCCACAGGTGGCGGCAATTTGGATGAAATTCGCACCGCGATTATTAAAGCTTCACCTGTTCCCATTGGTACGGTGCCGGTGTACCAAGCTTTAGAAAGTGTCCACGGCACAATTGAGAACCTGACTGCTGATGACTTTCTCCATATCATCGAAAAGCACGCCCAGCAAGGAGTAGACTATCAAACTATCCACGCTGGGATTTTGATTGAACATTTGCCTTTGGTGAGAAATCGCATCACTGGGATTGTCTCTCGCGGCGGCGGCATTTTGGCGCGGTGGATGCTACATCACCACAAACAAAACCCACTTTATACCCACTTCCAAGACATTATTGAGATTTTCAAAAAATACGATGTCTCCTTCAGTTTAGGAGATTCTCTGCGTCCGGGCTGCACCCATGATGCCTCAGATGAAGCACAATTAGCTGAATTGAAAACCCTGGGACAGCTAACTCGCAAAGCCTGGGAAGATGATGTACAGGTGATGGTGGAAGGGCCTGGACATGTCCCAATGGATCAAATTGAGTTCAACGTCCGTAAGCAGATGGAAGAGTGTTCGGAAGCACCTTTCTATGTTTTGGGGCCTTTGGTGACAGATATTGCTCCTGGTTATGACCATATAACTTCAGCGATTGGGGCAGCAATGGCTGGATGGTACGGAACTGCAATGTTGTGCTATGTAACACCTAAAGAACATTTGGGTCTACCAAATGCCGAAGATGTCAGAAATGGGTTGATTGCTTATAAAATAGCAGCTCATGCGGCTGATATTGCTAGACATCGCCCTGGTGCAAGAGATAGAGATGATGAACTTTCTAAGGCGCGTTACAACTTCGATTGGAACCGTCAGTTTGAATTATCACTCGATCCAGAGAGAGCTAAGGAATATCACGATGAAACTCTACCAGCAGATATCTATAAAACTGCTGAGTTTTGTTCAATGTGTGGGCCTAAGTTCTGCCCAATGCAAACTAAGGTTGATGCTGATGCGCTGACAGAATTAGAGAAATTCTTGGCGAAAGAGGCTGTGACTCAAAGCTGA